The following proteins come from a genomic window of Nitrospirota bacterium:
- a CDS encoding FKBP-type peptidyl-prolyl cis-trans isomerase has translation MKKLILAFLSGILLCGTAPSIAQESGQKESPAINWTDTQKLSYILGVQLGQLGKTRDITLDTELILKGIDDLTKDHEQALSPEQIQQFMAEMQRKDQEKQTAAMNEAAEENIRKGQTYLELNKKKEGVKVTSSGLQYRVIKKGDGATPTAADKVKVHYRGTLIDGKEFDSSYKRNQPAIFGVTQVIQGWVEGLQLMKVGSKYEFYIPENLAYGHNAPPSIGPNQTLIFEVELLEIIK, from the coding sequence ATGAAGAAATTAATATTGGCATTTTTATCAGGTATTTTGCTGTGCGGCACTGCGCCATCTATTGCACAGGAGTCAGGCCAGAAAGAAAGTCCTGCAATTAATTGGACGGATACACAAAAACTAAGCTATATCCTTGGGGTCCAACTCGGCCAGCTCGGTAAAACCAGAGACATTACCCTGGATACGGAATTAATACTGAAGGGGATAGACGATTTAACAAAGGATCATGAACAGGCATTGTCACCCGAGCAGATACAGCAATTTATGGCTGAGATGCAGCGTAAGGATCAGGAGAAGCAAACGGCCGCTATGAATGAAGCTGCAGAAGAAAATATCAGGAAGGGGCAGACTTACCTGGAATTGAATAAAAAGAAAGAAGGAGTTAAAGTAACCTCAAGCGGTTTGCAATACAGGGTGATTAAAAAGGGTGATGGCGCCACGCCAACGGCTGCTGATAAAGTCAAGGTGCATTATCGCGGCACACTCATTGACGGTAAAGAGTTTGACAGTTCATACAAGCGTAATCAGCCTGCAATATTTGGTGTTACACAGGTAATACAGGGGTGGGTTGAAGGTCTGCAACTCATGAAGGTCGGTTCGAAATACGAATTTTACATTCCTGAGAATCTGGCCTATGGCCATAACGCCCCCCCGTCCATCGGCCCAAACCAGACACTGATTTTTGAAGTTGAATTGCTTGAAATAATAAAATAA
- a CDS encoding DUF3300 domain-containing protein has translation MSGIAVLIISLLALPSRLPAQDIGEQQQTYEFKKEELAQMLASIALYPDTLIADILMASTYPIEVVEAERWLRQNRSLKGDAFDGALQVKTWDASVKVLCHFPEIIFTMSEKLDQTRKLGDAFLSQQEDVMDMIQELRRKAVEQGNLKTTREQTVIEDQDGIRIKPSDPVIVYVPVYDPFYIYGPWWYPYYPPYYWYYPSGTIVVGGNINFGSRFYVGIDLFSWQRFDWPRRVIHIDRDRERRFGHFDRNRRGLKEPYWRHDTYHRRGVAYRDMHTAERYGIREIRPQAKSPEMRGYQDRRFKGPEVTPSSGQEQRLDVHPAMRRSQGKPALQNTRGSNLPFQGIGNGNFERRASERGEVSRQRENKIRQDGNMNQRGGNTGSGGNRKDGRFGR, from the coding sequence ATGTCAGGGATAGCCGTTCTCATTATCTCTCTGCTCGCTCTACCATCCCGGCTTCCGGCGCAGGACATTGGGGAGCAGCAGCAAACCTACGAATTCAAAAAAGAAGAGCTGGCACAGATGCTTGCGTCAATAGCCCTCTACCCGGATACATTGATTGCAGATATACTGATGGCCTCGACCTACCCGATCGAGGTAGTCGAGGCCGAGCGCTGGCTTCGCCAGAACAGGAGTTTGAAGGGCGATGCGTTTGACGGCGCACTTCAGGTTAAGACATGGGACGCAAGCGTTAAGGTTCTTTGCCATTTCCCTGAGATAATCTTTACAATGAGCGAAAAGCTCGACCAGACGCGGAAACTGGGCGATGCCTTTCTGAGCCAGCAGGAAGACGTCATGGATATGATTCAGGAATTGCGCAGGAAGGCCGTAGAACAGGGAAACTTGAAGACAACAAGAGAGCAAACTGTAATAGAAGATCAGGACGGAATCAGGATCAAACCGTCAGACCCTGTAATTGTCTATGTCCCGGTGTATGATCCTTTCTACATTTATGGTCCCTGGTGGTACCCATACTATCCTCCCTATTACTGGTATTATCCATCGGGTACAATAGTCGTCGGAGGGAATATAAATTTCGGAAGCAGATTTTATGTCGGTATAGACCTGTTTTCATGGCAAAGGTTCGACTGGCCCCGGCGTGTTATACACATTGATCGCGATAGGGAAAGGCGTTTTGGCCATTTCGATCGTAACCGGCGAGGTTTAAAAGAACCGTACTGGCGTCATGATACATATCACCGTAGAGGTGTCGCGTACAGAGACATGCATACAGCTGAGCGCTATGGTATTAGGGAAATTCGTCCGCAGGCGAAGAGCCCGGAGATGCGCGGTTATCAGGATCGCAGGTTCAAAGGACCGGAAGTTACTCCATCATCAGGTCAGGAGCAACGGCTGGATGTACATCCAGCAATGCGGAGGAGCCAGGGAAAACCTGCTCTTCAAAACACCCGGGGGAGTAATTTACCATTCCAGGGAATAGGCAACGGAAACTTTGAACGACGTGCCAGCGAACGCGGTGAAGTTAGCCGACAGAGAGAAAACAAGATTCGTCAGGACGGAAACATGAATCAACGTGGTGGAAATACCGGCTCAGGCGGCAATCGTAAAGACGGTAGATTCGGGCGATAA
- a CDS encoding DUF2950 domain-containing protein, which produces MNRIILHKKENGSGLRVILCIILISTLIIAPLLYAQTNAISQKGFSSPEEAVNGLIAAVRAQDTMAMLAILGQGGKEMISSGDAVADKTGRDKFLKAYDEKNSLQQGPGDKWVLSVGNDNWPMPVPIVKKDGKWLFDPREGKQEILNRRIGRNELQVMDVLHAYVDAQHEYAIKDCSGGGKVEFAQRIISTKGRHDGLYWETAEGEEESPLGPLVAQAAEEGYSNELLSPFHGYYFKILKGQGSKAEGGAYNYVVNGKMILGFAILAYPAEYKNSGVMTFIVNQEGIIYEKNLGSDTREKAEGVKLFNPDQTWKQVKETEE; this is translated from the coding sequence ATGAACCGCATCATATTGCATAAGAAAGAAAATGGATCAGGGCTGCGTGTGATATTATGCATCATTCTTATTTCAACACTTATCATTGCACCATTATTGTACGCTCAAACCAATGCCATTTCACAGAAGGGCTTTTCCTCTCCGGAAGAAGCGGTAAATGGACTCATTGCTGCTGTAAGGGCACAAGACACGATGGCAATGCTTGCCATCCTGGGCCAGGGAGGAAAAGAGATGATTTCATCGGGAGACGCCGTGGCAGACAAAACCGGGCGTGATAAATTCCTTAAGGCATATGATGAAAAAAACAGCCTGCAACAGGGACCTGGGGACAAATGGGTGCTATCCGTAGGTAATGACAACTGGCCCATGCCGGTCCCGATTGTGAAGAAGGACGGAAAGTGGTTGTTTGACCCTCGGGAAGGCAAGCAGGAGATCCTGAACCGCAGGATTGGAAGAAATGAGCTGCAGGTTATGGACGTACTTCATGCATATGTGGATGCTCAGCACGAATATGCTATCAAGGACTGCAGCGGCGGCGGCAAGGTCGAATTCGCACAACGGATAATAAGTACAAAAGGTAGACACGACGGCCTGTATTGGGAAACTGCTGAAGGAGAAGAAGAGAGCCCTTTGGGACCTCTGGTTGCTCAAGCGGCTGAGGAAGGCTACTCAAATGAGCTGCTCTCGCCGTTCCATGGTTACTATTTCAAAATCCTCAAAGGACAGGGATCGAAGGCTGAGGGAGGAGCGTATAATTACGTAGTGAATGGGAAAATGATCCTTGGCTTCGCCATACTGGCATATCCCGCAGAGTACAAAAACTCTGGTGTCATGACCTTTATCGTGAACCAGGAAGGTATAATTTATGAAAAGAATCTTGGCTCGGATACGAGGGAAAAAGCGGAAGGTGTGAAACTCTTCAATCCTGACCAGACATGGAAGCAGGTCAAGGAAACAGAGGAGTGA
- a CDS encoding 2-oxoacid:ferredoxin oxidoreductase subunit beta, which produces MPSLQEIKGQQPAWCPGCGDYSILKSFKDAMVQLNIDPHQFTIVSGIGQAAKFPHYVRCNTFNGLHGRSLPVATGIRMSNHSHPVFVFTGDGDSYGEGGNHLIHAIRRNINIKLFVHDNQIYGLTKGQASPTSMEGVKTKNQPAGVFSEQLNPMALAVALDCSFVARGFSGDMEHLTWLMKEAINHKGFSLVDILQPCVTFNKLNTYDWYKMRVYKLEPEYTPDDRGAAFNRALEWGDRIPLGIIYRNNRTILEERIPVIKDAPLVRHAVDISRVKITIKEFY; this is translated from the coding sequence ATGCCATCATTGCAGGAAATTAAAGGTCAGCAGCCGGCATGGTGCCCTGGATGCGGGGACTATAGCATCCTTAAATCATTTAAGGATGCTATGGTCCAGTTGAATATTGATCCGCATCAGTTTACCATTGTCTCTGGCATCGGACAGGCTGCCAAGTTCCCACATTATGTTAGATGTAATACCTTTAACGGTCTTCATGGAAGGTCCCTCCCGGTCGCAACCGGGATTCGGATGTCTAATCATTCTCACCCGGTCTTTGTATTTACTGGAGACGGGGATAGCTATGGCGAGGGTGGAAATCATCTCATTCATGCCATCAGACGGAATATTAATATAAAGCTCTTTGTTCATGACAACCAGATCTACGGTCTGACAAAAGGACAGGCCTCGCCTACAAGTATGGAGGGGGTGAAAACCAAAAACCAGCCGGCAGGTGTGTTTTCAGAACAGCTTAATCCAATGGCGCTGGCAGTGGCGCTGGATTGCAGCTTTGTGGCGAGGGGCTTCTCCGGTGATATGGAGCACCTTACCTGGCTGATGAAAGAGGCGATAAACCATAAGGGCTTCAGTCTTGTAGACATCCTTCAGCCATGTGTAACATTTAACAAACTGAATACTTATGACTGGTATAAAATGAGGGTCTACAAACTTGAACCGGAGTATACACCTGATGACAGGGGGGCGGCTTTCAACAGGGCGCTTGAATGGGGAGACAGGATCCCTTTAGGTATTATCTACAGGAATAACCGGACTATCCTTGAGGAACGTATCCCTGTAATAAAAGACGCACCTTTGGTCAGACATGCTGTTGATATATCCAGGGTAAAAATAACGATAAAAGAATTTTATTAA
- a CDS encoding 2-oxoacid:acceptor oxidoreductase subunit alpha, translating to MDYSIKIGGEAGQGIQTVGDTLALVLARSGYHVFTHQDYESRIRGGHNFFQVRLSASPVSSSRDKIDIIVAFDKESITRHENELSENGLIIYDSAVLKEKHNAAHFLDIPFASLATEKGGNKIMANSVAIGAVLGMLGIKHHILSDIMCTTFKKGGSDVIQGNLNAAAAGHAWTSENCSRCSFSLDKASSKKILIAGNDAIGLGAIASGLKFYSAYPMTPSTGIMNYIAGKGEEYGIIVEQAEDEIAAINMALGASFAGVRSMTGTSGGGFALMVEGLSLAGMTETPVVIALAQRPGPATGLPTRTEQGDLQFALYSAHGEFPRVIFAPGNPEQALYLTNKAFDLAEKYQIPAIIITDQYLADSLWTFDGFDLDKLKYTDYRLRGEALESLEGYKRHAFTDNGISPLGVPGDSRHLVVTDSDEHDEDGHIIEDAETRNKMIDKRLFRKLPMIRQEIEPPLLYGDQNPAIVLIGWGSTYGVMRESVDTFPREKRVAMLHFSEVCPFPSTEKFDYLKLLKGASITICIENNATGQFARLVRTETGYEFSHRINRYDGRPFTLDSLSGELNAIIAGN from the coding sequence ATGGATTACTCTATAAAAATAGGCGGAGAGGCAGGGCAGGGCATACAGACTGTAGGAGACACCCTCGCACTGGTTCTTGCCAGGTCAGGTTATCATGTCTTCACACACCAGGACTATGAATCCCGCATCAGGGGAGGACATAATTTCTTTCAGGTAAGGTTATCTGCCAGTCCGGTATCTTCATCAAGGGATAAAATTGATATTATCGTTGCCTTTGACAAGGAGAGCATAACCCGTCACGAAAATGAACTCTCTGAGAATGGCCTGATCATCTATGATTCAGCCGTTCTGAAGGAAAAGCACAACGCTGCTCATTTCCTCGATATCCCTTTTGCAAGCCTTGCCACTGAAAAGGGTGGAAACAAGATCATGGCAAATTCAGTTGCAATCGGGGCTGTCCTGGGGATGCTCGGCATTAAACACCATATCCTCTCAGACATCATGTGTACCACCTTTAAGAAAGGGGGATCTGATGTTATTCAGGGCAATCTGAATGCCGCGGCAGCAGGACATGCATGGACATCTGAAAACTGCTCGCGATGCTCCTTTTCCCTTGACAAAGCATCAAGTAAGAAAATACTGATAGCTGGAAATGATGCTATCGGGCTTGGCGCCATTGCATCGGGCCTTAAATTTTACTCTGCCTACCCCATGACCCCTTCCACAGGCATCATGAACTATATCGCCGGCAAGGGAGAGGAATACGGTATTATCGTGGAGCAGGCAGAGGACGAGATTGCTGCCATCAATATGGCCCTTGGCGCCTCATTTGCGGGGGTCAGGTCCATGACAGGGACGTCCGGAGGTGGTTTTGCACTGATGGTGGAAGGACTGTCACTTGCAGGAATGACGGAGACACCGGTGGTCATAGCGCTTGCACAGAGGCCCGGGCCGGCAACAGGATTGCCTACCAGGACAGAGCAGGGTGATCTGCAGTTTGCACTTTACTCAGCGCATGGGGAATTCCCGAGGGTAATCTTTGCTCCCGGGAATCCTGAGCAGGCCTTGTATCTTACCAACAAGGCTTTTGACCTGGCAGAGAAATATCAGATACCAGCTATAATTATTACCGATCAATACCTTGCAGATTCTTTATGGACATTCGATGGTTTTGATCTGGATAAATTGAAATATACGGATTACAGGTTACGGGGAGAGGCACTGGAAAGCCTTGAAGGATACAAACGGCATGCCTTCACAGATAACGGGATTTCCCCGCTGGGGGTTCCTGGAGACTCAAGACATCTGGTAGTTACAGACAGTGATGAACACGACGAGGATGGTCACATCATCGAGGATGCTGAGACGAGAAACAAAATGATTGACAAGAGGCTGTTCAGGAAACTACCTATGATAAGGCAGGAGATAGAACCACCCTTACTATATGGTGATCAAAATCCTGCAATCGTTCTCATTGGATGGGGGTCCACGTATGGGGTAATGAGAGAATCTGTTGATACGTTTCCCAGAGAAAAGCGCGTTGCCATGCTCCATTTCAGCGAGGTCTGCCCGTTCCCTTCAACGGAAAAGTTTGATTACCTGAAGTTATTAAAAGGCGCCAGTATCACCATCTGCATTGAAAACAATGCAACGGGACAGTTTGCAAGATTGGTTAGGACAGAGACAGGATATGAATTCAGTCACAGGATCAACAGATATGACGGCAGGCCATTCACATTGGATAGTCTGTCAGGAGAACTGAATGCCATCATTGCAGGAAATTAA
- a CDS encoding phosphate-starvation-inducible PsiE family protein, producing the protein METIDKIKAHYNFTSGDTKNLLRLKPVMSGYVDEFVEEFYHYVKNFEEAHRFLKDDATIKRHQDALKMWFLNLFSGDYGARYFSMLEKVGMMHVKITLPAHYVNSAFHFVKNYTKDIVKREIKDHEDMLYLERSVEKILDINLDVFTSSYIEEEKKFFLSQKVESYLVLLANRFSHGFNLVLVIGLLALGFLVIGLFGYDLYHVMDGNLEKGLLGTLGSLLMLWVVIELIDTEIKHLRGGKFAIKVFINVAFVATIREILVTSLKHEAVEYQVSLVATVAVLGAVYWLVAKAEKS; encoded by the coding sequence ATGGAAACGATAGATAAGATAAAGGCACATTACAACTTCACGTCCGGGGACACAAAGAACCTTCTGCGGTTGAAGCCCGTTATGAGCGGCTACGTGGACGAGTTTGTGGAAGAGTTTTATCATTACGTCAAGAACTTTGAGGAGGCGCACAGGTTTTTAAAGGACGATGCGACCATCAAGAGGCATCAGGACGCGCTGAAAATGTGGTTCTTAAACTTATTTTCCGGAGACTACGGCGCACGTTACTTCAGCATGCTTGAGAAGGTCGGAATGATGCATGTCAAGATAACCCTTCCGGCGCACTATGTGAACTCGGCCTTTCATTTTGTAAAAAACTACACAAAGGATATAGTCAAGAGGGAGATTAAGGACCACGAAGATATGCTCTATCTTGAGCGGTCTGTAGAGAAGATTCTCGATATAAACCTTGATGTATTTACGAGCTCCTATATTGAAGAGGAGAAGAAGTTCTTCCTTTCGCAAAAGGTGGAGTCGTATCTCGTGCTGCTCGCCAACAGGTTTTCTCATGGGTTCAACCTCGTCCTTGTCATCGGCCTTTTAGCCCTCGGATTCCTGGTCATCGGCCTTTTCGGGTACGACCTGTACCATGTGATGGACGGCAATCTGGAAAAAGGCCTTCTCGGCACACTTGGAAGCCTTCTCATGCTCTGGGTGGTTATAGAGCTCATTGACACGGAGATAAAGCACTTGAGGGGCGGCAAGTTTGCCATAAAGGTCTTCATCAACGTCGCCTTTGTCGCCACGATACGTGAGATTCTGGTGACAAGCCTTAAACACGAGGCAGTGGAGTATCAGGTCTCCCTGGTGGCGACCGTGGCTGTTTTGGGAGCAGTCTACTGGCTTGTTGCCAAGGCTGAAAAGAGCTGA
- a CDS encoding Spy/CpxP family protein refolding chaperone: MKSTRLYHIVLVLVLISGLGFLSGCRHRSPEQRAEWITAKIASKLELSDVQKTELNSFKDELLKKRKELHQSRMTIHEELINQLGQEKIDQENLKEVIRKEEARLDETISLFVERLAAFHASLTPKQREKLIELVKECERHKGKYYHYWGK; this comes from the coding sequence ATGAAGAGCACAAGGTTGTATCATATCGTACTGGTTTTAGTACTTATATCCGGATTAGGGTTCCTGTCCGGATGCAGACACCGGTCTCCTGAGCAGCGTGCCGAATGGATCACGGCGAAGATTGCATCAAAGCTGGAGTTAAGTGACGTGCAGAAGACAGAACTTAATTCATTCAAGGATGAGCTTCTTAAAAAAAGGAAGGAGCTGCATCAATCAAGGATGACAATACATGAGGAGCTGATCAACCAGTTGGGGCAGGAAAAGATTGATCAGGAAAATTTGAAAGAGGTCATAAGGAAAGAAGAGGCACGGCTTGATGAAACCATTTCCCTTTTCGTTGAACGGCTGGCCGCATTTCATGCTTCCCTGACACCGAAACAGAGAGAAAAACTGATAGAGCTGGTAAAAGAGTGCGAAAGACATAAGGGTAAATATTACCATTACTGGGGGAAATAG
- a CDS encoding F0F1 ATP synthase subunit gamma, with amino-acid sequence MSDTTASLRRQITRAGDLQSVVRTMKAIAASSIGQYEQSVRALGDYYRTVELGLVACFRESGPRTVIPERNRQTVSGAITAVVFGSDQGLVGQFNDVVANFAIETLSALPAKPVIWAVGERVHARLADAGLPPMGLYTVPNSVKAITPLVGRILVESEAQRGRDEVAELYLFHNRPGNEAIYTPVSQKLLPLDDNWRSKHAGLPWPTINLPEVMSSGTVTLRALIREYLFVSLFRACAESLASENASRLAAMQRADKNIGELLENLGGVFHRLRQSGIDEELFEVISGFEALSAEGK; translated from the coding sequence ATGAGCGACACCACGGCGAGTCTGCGCCGACAGATCACAAGAGCCGGGGATCTCCAGTCCGTCGTCCGAACTATGAAGGCCATAGCCGCGTCGAGCATAGGACAGTACGAGCAATCGGTGCGCGCGTTGGGCGACTACTATCGTACAGTGGAGCTGGGGTTGGTTGCGTGCTTTCGGGAAAGCGGTCCGAGGACGGTAATTCCGGAACGGAATAGACAAACAGTTTCAGGTGCGATCACTGCCGTTGTGTTCGGTTCAGACCAGGGACTGGTTGGCCAGTTTAATGATGTGGTTGCAAATTTTGCTATAGAAACACTGTCTGCGCTGCCTGCGAAACCCGTTATCTGGGCCGTCGGAGAGCGCGTCCATGCGCGTCTGGCAGATGCGGGCCTTCCGCCGATGGGACTCTACACCGTGCCTAATTCCGTCAAGGCAATCACCCCGCTGGTCGGGCGGATCCTCGTGGAAAGTGAGGCGCAACGAGGCCGGGATGAGGTTGCCGAACTCTACTTATTCCACAATCGCCCCGGGAACGAGGCTATTTATACACCCGTCAGTCAGAAACTGCTGCCGCTGGACGATAACTGGCGAAGCAAGCACGCCGGACTTCCCTGGCCGACTATAAACTTGCCCGAGGTCATGAGCTCAGGAACTGTGACCTTGCGGGCGCTTATCAGGGAATATCTTTTTGTCTCGCTCTTCCGGGCGTGCGCAGAATCCCTCGCGAGCGAGAACGCGAGCCGCCTGGCGGCGATGCAGCGCGCCGACAAAAACATCGGCGAATTGCTGGAAAACCTTGGCGGGGTTTTCCATCGTCTGCGCCAGAGCGGCATAGACGAAGAACTGTTTGAAGTCATCTCCGGTTTCGAAGCGCTGAGCGCAGAGGGAAAATGA
- a CDS encoding alternate F1F0 ATPase, F1 subunit alpha yields the protein MNMEPESLQTIIDRAFAGMRQAREAFTPQLMPREVGTITSVATGIAKVSGLPGVGYDELVIFPGDVSGIAFNVDADEIGVVLLGECWHLHAGDEVQRTGRVMDVAVGDELLGRVVDPLGRPLDGKGVLTSSKRLPVERPAPSIMDRAPVTAPLQTGIKVIDALIPVGRGQRELILGDRQTGKSAIAIDTILNQRGQNVLCVYCAIGQRSSAVAKAVATLRERGAMDYTVIVVTEGNDPPGLSYVAPYAATSIAEFFMEEGRDVLIVYDDLTHHARAYRELSLLLRRPPGREAFPGDIFYIHSRLLERATHLRKELGGGSLTALPIVETEAQNISAYIPTNLISITDGQIYLSPSLFELDVLPAVDVGKSVSRVGGKAQRAAYREVAGDLKLAFAQFEELETFSRFGARLDADTRKIIEHGRRIRTCFKQPESVPASVPAQITVLLALTARLFDSVPIDRMTDAERALQEAADIPAEVFGRIDTADKLSDEDRETIIQIARKALADFQSNPKSGEKS from the coding sequence ATGAATATGGAGCCCGAGAGCCTTCAAACCATTATTGACAGAGCGTTTGCCGGAATGCGCCAGGCACGGGAAGCATTCACACCGCAACTGATGCCACGGGAGGTGGGCACGATCACAAGCGTCGCCACCGGCATCGCCAAGGTGTCGGGTCTTCCCGGCGTGGGCTATGATGAATTGGTGATATTTCCCGGTGATGTGTCTGGCATAGCGTTCAATGTGGACGCGGACGAGATCGGAGTTGTTCTGCTCGGCGAATGCTGGCATCTCCATGCCGGGGATGAAGTCCAGCGCACGGGCCGGGTAATGGACGTGGCCGTGGGCGATGAATTGCTGGGGCGCGTCGTTGACCCGCTGGGACGTCCTCTCGATGGCAAAGGTGTGCTGACCTCCAGCAAGCGCCTGCCCGTCGAACGCCCCGCCCCGTCCATCATGGATCGTGCGCCCGTTACGGCTCCTCTCCAGACCGGTATAAAAGTCATTGATGCGCTCATTCCAGTTGGGCGCGGACAGCGCGAGTTGATTCTCGGCGACCGCCAGACGGGCAAGTCCGCTATTGCCATAGACACAATCCTCAATCAGCGCGGACAAAATGTCCTTTGTGTCTATTGCGCTATAGGTCAACGCTCATCTGCCGTGGCTAAGGCCGTGGCAACATTGCGGGAAAGGGGAGCGATGGATTACACAGTAATCGTCGTGACCGAGGGCAACGACCCGCCGGGACTCTCATACGTTGCTCCCTACGCCGCTACCAGCATCGCGGAGTTTTTCATGGAAGAGGGCCGGGATGTGCTGATCGTCTATGACGACCTTACCCATCATGCCCGCGCATACCGCGAACTATCTCTATTGCTGCGACGTCCACCCGGTCGCGAGGCCTTTCCCGGCGACATATTTTATATCCACTCTCGGCTGCTTGAACGGGCTACGCACTTGCGAAAAGAACTCGGCGGAGGTTCTCTCACGGCCCTGCCCATTGTCGAGACTGAAGCGCAAAACATTTCCGCATATATTCCGACCAACCTGATATCTATTACGGATGGGCAGATCTACCTCTCTCCATCTCTGTTTGAATTGGACGTGCTTCCAGCGGTAGATGTCGGAAAATCCGTTTCGCGCGTCGGCGGCAAGGCGCAGCGGGCGGCCTACCGTGAAGTGGCGGGAGACCTCAAGCTGGCCTTTGCGCAGTTTGAGGAACTCGAAACCTTTTCCCGGTTCGGGGCACGCCTGGATGCAGACACCCGCAAGATCATCGAGCACGGTAGGCGTATTCGCACCTGTTTTAAACAGCCTGAATCAGTCCCCGCGTCCGTGCCCGCGCAAATCACTGTCCTGCTGGCTTTGACCGCAAGACTGTTTGACAGCGTGCCAATTGACCGTATGACTGACGCCGAGCGTGCCCTGCAGGAGGCTGCGGATATTCCGGCCGAAGTGTTCGGTCGCATAGATACCGCTGATAAATTGAGCGACGAGGATCGTGAAACGATCATCCAAATCGCCCGCAAAGCTCTCGCTGATTTCCAATCCAATCCTAAATCCGGAGAGAAATCATGA
- a CDS encoding F0F1 ATP synthase subunit delta, translating to MLIDWFTVGAQALNFLILVWLMKRFLYKPILSAIDEREKRIVAELANADKKKEEARKERDEFRRRNEEFDHQREVLLSKATDDAEAEHQRLLKEARAAADAMAAMRMDKMRIDEHNLHQAISLRTQQEVFAIARKALADLATTSLEERMSEVFTQRLREMDGQAKSDLAESLKSAFGPALVRSAFDLPAEQRETIQKAINETFSTKIPVRFETAPDLIGGIELFTNGQKVAWNIADYLSSLEKGIEELLQENSDAMPKSEKESQ from the coding sequence GTGTTAATCGATTGGTTCACGGTTGGAGCACAGGCTCTCAACTTTCTCATCCTGGTGTGGCTGATGAAACGCTTCCTTTACAAACCCATTCTCAGCGCAATTGATGAGCGGGAGAAGAGGATCGTCGCGGAGCTTGCGAATGCCGACAAGAAAAAGGAAGAGGCCCGAAAGGAGCGCGACGAGTTCCGGCGCAGGAATGAGGAGTTCGACCATCAACGTGAGGTGCTTTTGAGCAAAGCGACAGACGATGCTGAAGCCGAACATCAGCGGCTCCTCAAAGAGGCTCGGGCGGCGGCCGATGCCATGGCTGCCATGCGGATGGACAAGATGAGAATTGACGAACATAACTTACATCAGGCAATCAGCCTCCGGACACAGCAGGAAGTATTTGCCATCGCACGAAAGGCTCTGGCGGATCTTGCAACGACGAGTCTGGAAGAGCGAATGAGTGAAGTGTTCACTCAACGATTGCGTGAAATGGATGGCCAGGCTAAGTCGGATCTCGCCGAGTCTCTTAAATCGGCATTCGGGCCAGCGCTCGTACGCAGCGCATTTGATTTGCCTGCTGAGCAACGCGAGACGATACAAAAAGCGATCAACGAAACCTTTTCTACTAAAATCCCCGTCCGGTTCGAGACCGCGCCGGACCTGATCGGCGGCATAGAACTCTTCACGAATGGACAAAAGGTGGCGTGGAACATCGCGGATTACTTGTCGTCGCTGGAAAAGGGTATCGAAGAACTTCTGCAGGAGAATTCCGATGCCATGCCTAAGTCTGAAAAAGAGAGTCAATGA
- a CDS encoding F0F1 ATP synthase subunit C — MDNMTIIAVASIVIAGITTAFGTMGPALAEGRAVTTALSSLAQQPDASATITRTLFVGLAMIESTAIYCFVVSMILIFANPFWNYVIAQGTGK; from the coding sequence ATGGATAACATGACTATTATCGCGGTGGCATCAATCGTCATTGCCGGAATCACCACCGCCTTCGGTACCATGGGGCCTGCTCTGGCGGAAGGAAGGGCGGTCACAACGGCTCTGAGTTCGCTGGCCCAGCAGCCCGATGCCTCCGCTACCATTACCCGGACATTGTTCGTGGGTCTGGCGATGATTGAGTCCACGGCAATTTACTGCTTCGTGGTCTCGATGATTCTCATCTTCGCCAATCCGTTCTGGAACTACGTCATAGCCCAGGGTACAGGAAAGTAA